The following proteins are co-located in the Aurantiacibacter atlanticus genome:
- a CDS encoding helix-turn-helix transcriptional regulator, whose amino-acid sequence MAEQVRDTDSGTQNVSRLIRLKEVQHRVGLGRSTIYRWISEGHFPRPVQLGGHAVAWQESEVEEWIRRRIQDS is encoded by the coding sequence ATGGCTGAGCAAGTCCGTGACACCGACTCCGGCACTCAGAATGTAAGTCGGCTTATCCGGTTGAAGGAGGTTCAGCATCGGGTCGGGCTCGGTCGCTCGACGATTTATCGCTGGATCTCGGAAGGCCACTTTCCCAGGCCGGTGCAGTTGGGAGGTCACGCCGTTGCGTGGCAGGAGAGCGAAGTCGAGGAGTGGATCAGGAGGCGCATTCAGGACTCCTGA
- a CDS encoding alpha-hydroxy acid oxidase — MPRFVLEYLEGGAGQEATLDRERKAFAEWRAMPFTLSDEACRDVSVKILGRSASLPLALAPTGLNGIFMRNADIALAQGAAEAGVPFIQSTMSNDRMEDVAAVPGLRHWWQLYVFGGEEIWQELVDRADRAGCEALVLTSNAQIFGQREWDERNRTASGFPNLPALTDAARHPRWLVRTLSRGLPEFSNVIDFVPKDKRSFFDSANWIREQMPKSLAWDDLARIRERWRKPLFLKGVLNLKDVSRAIEHGVDGVILGGHGGRQADWAVSALDILPRARELSGDDIALYISGGIRRGSDILKARALGADAVLTGRATLYGLCAFGAAGVSRAIELLQSEMVNELGQYGVSNLDALSPDLFVREDRLPL; from the coding sequence ATGCCCCGGTTCGTGCTTGAATATCTCGAGGGCGGCGCGGGGCAAGAAGCCACACTCGACAGGGAACGCAAAGCCTTTGCAGAATGGCGGGCCATGCCCTTCACGCTGTCCGACGAGGCGTGCCGCGACGTCTCCGTAAAAATCCTGGGCCGCTCCGCATCGCTCCCTCTCGCGCTCGCGCCAACCGGCCTGAACGGCATTTTCATGCGCAACGCCGATATCGCACTGGCGCAAGGCGCTGCCGAAGCCGGCGTTCCGTTCATTCAGAGCACGATGTCGAACGACAGGATGGAAGATGTCGCGGCGGTGCCGGGGCTGCGGCACTGGTGGCAGCTCTATGTCTTCGGTGGCGAGGAAATCTGGCAGGAGCTCGTCGACCGTGCCGACCGCGCAGGATGCGAAGCGCTGGTCCTCACCAGTAACGCGCAGATATTCGGGCAGCGCGAGTGGGACGAGCGGAACCGCACCGCCAGCGGCTTCCCCAACCTTCCCGCGCTGACCGACGCTGCACGGCATCCGCGCTGGCTGGTGAGGACGCTTTCGCGTGGTCTGCCGGAGTTTTCCAATGTCATCGACTTCGTTCCGAAGGACAAACGCTCGTTCTTTGACAGCGCGAACTGGATTCGAGAGCAAATGCCGAAATCGCTTGCTTGGGACGACCTCGCCAGGATCCGCGAACGATGGCGCAAACCTCTTTTTCTCAAAGGCGTTCTCAATCTCAAGGACGTGTCACGCGCGATTGAGCATGGTGTCGATGGCGTAATCCTTGGCGGCCATGGCGGCAGGCAGGCAGACTGGGCGGTTTCGGCGCTGGATATCCTACCGCGCGCCCGGGAGCTGTCCGGAGACGACATCGCGCTTTATATCTCGGGCGGCATTCGCCGAGGCAGCGACATCCTCAAGGCGCGCGCCTTGGGCGCGGACGCGGTGCTGACCGGCCGGGCCACGCTTTATGGCCTTTGCGCTTTCGGGGCCGCGGGGGTCAGCCGCGCGATCGAACTTCTCCAGTCCGAAATGGTGAACGAGCTTGGCCAGTATGGCGTGTCGAACCTCGATGCGCTTTCGCCCGACCTGTTTGTCCGGGAAGACCGTCTGCCGCTCTAG
- a CDS encoding IS3 family transposase (programmed frameshift) encodes MKPKSSKPKLPAEQVVKDIRRKTRRHFSAEDKIRIVLDGLRGDDSIAELCRREGIAQSLYYTWSKEFMEAGKRRLAGDTARAATTDEVKDLRREARDLKECVADLTLENRLLKKHDRGWGRRRMRYPASEKLEIIRIVEQSHLPAKRTLDQLGVARRTFYRWYDRYLEGGPEALQDRPSAPSRVWNRIGPEVQDQIVEMALEQTDLSPRELAVRFTDEKRYFVSEATVYRLLKAHDLITSPAYTVIKAAEAFHTQTSRPNEMWQTDFTYFKIIGWGWVYLSTVLDDYSRYIIAWKLCTTMRAEDVTDTLDMALAASGCNHANVLHRPRLLSDNGPSYIAGELAEYIEANRMSHVRGAPFHPQTQGKIERWHQTLKNRVLLENYFLPGDLQQQIEAFVEHYNHQRYHESLDNVTPADAYFGRAAAIIKRRERIKRKTLEHRRLQHCKLAA; translated from the exons ATGAAGCCCAAATCCTCAAAGCCCAAATTGCCTGCCGAGCAGGTGGTGAAGGACATCCGCCGCAAGACCCGTCGGCATTTCTCTGCTGAAGACAAGATCCGCATCGTGCTCGATGGCCTACGCGGCGATGACTCCATTGCCGAGCTGTGCCGCCGTGAAGGGATCGCACAGAGCCTGTATTACACCTGGTCCAAGGAGTTCATGGAGGCCGGCAAGCGCAGGCTTGCTGGCGATACAGCCCGTGCTGCTACCACCGACGAGGTAAAGGATCTGCGCCGTGAAGCGCGCGATCTGAAGGAATGCGTGGCGGACCTGACGCTGGAGAACCGTCTGCTC AAAAAGCATGATCGCGGATGGGGGAGACGACGAATGAGGTATCCCGCATCCGAGAAGCTGGAGATCATCAGGATCGTCGAGCAGTCGCACCTGCCCGCCAAGCGTACGCTGGACCAGCTCGGCGTGGCACGGCGGACCTTCTATCGCTGGTATGACCGCTACCTCGAAGGTGGGCCGGAGGCGCTCCAGGACCGTCCTTCAGCGCCGAGCCGGGTGTGGAACCGTATTGGGCCCGAGGTGCAGGACCAGATCGTCGAGATGGCTCTGGAGCAGACCGATCTCAGTCCCCGCGAGCTGGCGGTGCGCTTCACCGACGAGAAGCGCTACTTCGTGTCCGAAGCCACGGTTTACCGGCTGCTGAAGGCCCATGATCTGATCACCAGCCCGGCCTACACGGTGATCAAGGCGGCAGAGGCGTTCCACACGCAGACCTCTCGACCCAATGAGATGTGGCAGACGGATTTTACCTACTTCAAGATCATCGGATGGGGCTGGGTCTATCTCTCGACCGTGCTCGACGATTACTCACGCTACATCATCGCCTGGAAGCTCTGCACCACCATGCGAGCCGAGGACGTCACTGACACGCTCGATATGGCGCTGGCAGCTTCAGGCTGCAACCACGCCAACGTGCTGCACAGGCCCCGCCTGCTGTCGGACAATGGCCCCAGCTACATTGCCGGGGAACTAGCCGAATACATCGAGGCAAACAGGATGAGCCATGTGCGCGGCGCTCCCTTCCATCCGCAGACGCAGGGCAAGATCGAACGCTGGCACCAGACCCTGAAGAACCGCGTGCTGCTGGAAAACTACTTCCTGCCCGGCGATCTCCAACAGCAGATCGAGGCCTTCGTCGAGCACTATAACCACCAGCGCTACCACGAGAGCCTGGACAATGTGACACCCGCCGATGCCTACTTCGGCAGGGCTGCCGCCATCATCAAACGAAGAGAAAGGATCAAGCGAAAGACACTCGAACATCGGCGCTTGCAACACTGCAAGCTCGCCGCCTAA
- a CDS encoding PQQ-dependent sugar dehydrogenase, with product MRLNAFSTCLASLALAGCGHVADIPVEAASGRAPQIVEPAETLLPTFDVAPATGWPDGTAPVPAQGLAVTPFAVGLDHPRWLHVLPNGDVLVAESAAPPQPELGKGIKGFFMKLFMKKAGSAVPSADRITLLRDTDADGVADMRTPFITGLNSPFGMALVGSDLYVANTDAVLRFRYETGAMSIAGAGETIAALPAGPYNQHWTRSLAVSPDNTKLYVAIGSASNIGEYGLEHEVGRAAIREIDLRTGAERLFASGLRNPVGMAFEPESDRLWTAVNERDELGSDVPPDYMTAVEEDGFYGWPYSYWGDHVDERVEPQRPDLVARALIPDYALGPHTASLGLAFTDPSNPAPLGLQGAFVGQHGSWNRKPPSGYKVVFVPFEQGLPSGPVYDILTGFLSAGGEAYGRPVGVALDLRGGLLVADDVGNSVWRVSDE from the coding sequence ATGCGCCTGAACGCTTTTTCAACCTGCCTTGCCTCGCTTGCTCTCGCCGGATGCGGTCATGTGGCCGACATACCGGTCGAAGCCGCAAGCGGCCGGGCACCGCAGATCGTCGAACCGGCCGAGACTCTTCTGCCGACGTTCGATGTCGCCCCCGCTACCGGTTGGCCCGACGGCACCGCGCCCGTGCCGGCACAGGGCCTGGCGGTCACGCCATTCGCCGTAGGGCTGGATCACCCTCGCTGGCTCCATGTTCTGCCCAATGGCGATGTCCTCGTCGCGGAATCCGCAGCGCCGCCGCAGCCCGAGCTGGGGAAAGGTATCAAGGGTTTTTTCATGAAGCTGTTCATGAAGAAGGCCGGATCCGCAGTGCCGAGTGCGGACCGGATCACGCTGTTGCGCGATACGGACGCCGACGGGGTTGCCGATATGCGGACGCCTTTCATCACCGGACTCAACTCTCCCTTCGGAATGGCGCTGGTCGGGTCCGATCTCTACGTCGCCAATACCGACGCGGTCCTGCGTTTCCGCTACGAAACCGGCGCCATGAGCATCGCCGGAGCGGGCGAGACAATCGCCGCCCTTCCCGCCGGACCATACAACCAGCACTGGACGCGCAGCCTCGCCGTCAGTCCCGACAACACGAAACTGTATGTGGCCATCGGTTCGGCGAGCAATATCGGCGAGTACGGGCTGGAGCACGAAGTCGGCCGCGCCGCCATTCGTGAGATCGATCTACGCACCGGTGCCGAACGGCTGTTCGCCAGCGGTTTGCGCAATCCGGTCGGCATGGCATTCGAACCGGAGAGCGACCGGCTCTGGACGGCAGTCAACGAACGTGACGAGCTGGGGTCGGACGTTCCGCCCGACTACATGACAGCGGTCGAAGAAGACGGGTTCTATGGCTGGCCTTATTCCTACTGGGGCGATCATGTCGACGAGAGGGTCGAGCCCCAACGCCCCGATCTGGTCGCCCGAGCCTTGATACCCGATTATGCGCTCGGCCCGCACACCGCGTCGCTGGGGCTGGCGTTTACTGATCCTTCCAACCCGGCGCCGCTAGGCCTGCAAGGCGCTTTCGTGGGTCAGCACGGTTCGTGGAACCGCAAGCCGCCGAGCGGCTACAAGGTCGTGTTTGTCCCTTTTGAGCAAGGCCTTCCCAGCGGACCGGTCTACGATATCCTCACAGGCTTTCTCAGTGCTGGTGGCGAGGCTTACGGCCGGCCCGTCGGGGTGGCCCTCGATTTACGAGGAGGACTGCTGGTGGCAGACGATGTGGGCAACAGCGTCTGGCGCGTGTCCGACGAGTAA
- a CDS encoding SAM-dependent methyltransferase → MSKRLITRYLSGIVERGTLVVRFADGSNENFGKPAEGFPDVVIRFVDRKVSRDILLDPRLGAAEAFMDGRLLVERGGIMELVELLRANAPWDRGGSIGRPSRLRRWRNSAAFALDSVNSRIGSQRNVAHHYDIGNAFYQLMLDAEHMQYSCAYWDDGVETLAEAQEAKLAHIAAKLALAPGQEVLDLGCGWGGMAIYLARRMDLRVTGITLSEEQLSLARTRAEQASVSDRVKFELVDYRDLAARGQRFDRIVSVGMFEHVGRPQFEAFFRSCANMLADDGVMLLHTIGRIGAPGTTDAFTRKYIFPGGYIPALSETVAASEKYRLIASDVEMLRLHYARTLRAWYANCEANRERIEAMFDARFYRMWTFYLAGATAAFEHGGMCNYQIQYCRDRRALPLTRGYIDEAEGALRDR, encoded by the coding sequence ATGAGCAAGCGTCTGATCACTCGCTATCTTTCCGGCATCGTCGAGCGCGGAACCTTGGTGGTGCGTTTTGCCGATGGTTCGAACGAGAATTTCGGCAAGCCCGCGGAAGGCTTTCCGGATGTCGTCATCCGATTTGTCGACCGGAAGGTCTCGCGGGACATACTCCTCGACCCGCGGCTGGGCGCGGCGGAGGCGTTCATGGACGGGCGGCTGCTTGTCGAGCGCGGCGGGATCATGGAACTGGTCGAATTGTTGCGCGCCAATGCGCCGTGGGACCGCGGGGGCTCGATCGGCCGGCCGAGCCGTTTGCGGCGATGGCGCAACAGTGCCGCCTTCGCGCTCGATTCAGTGAATTCGCGGATCGGCTCGCAGCGCAATGTTGCGCATCATTACGATATCGGAAATGCGTTCTACCAGCTGATGCTCGACGCCGAGCACATGCAATATAGCTGCGCCTATTGGGACGATGGTGTCGAGACCTTGGCCGAGGCGCAGGAGGCCAAACTCGCCCATATCGCCGCGAAGCTCGCGCTCGCTCCGGGCCAGGAGGTTCTCGATCTCGGCTGCGGCTGGGGCGGAATGGCGATCTATCTCGCCCGAAGAATGGACCTGCGCGTCACGGGCATCACGCTCAGCGAGGAGCAGCTAAGCCTGGCTCGGACCCGCGCCGAGCAAGCGAGTGTCTCCGACCGCGTGAAGTTCGAGCTGGTCGATTATCGCGACCTCGCCGCACGCGGCCAGCGCTTCGATCGGATCGTCTCTGTCGGCATGTTCGAGCACGTCGGACGCCCGCAATTCGAGGCATTCTTCCGCAGCTGCGCCAATATGCTCGCGGATGACGGGGTGATGCTGCTCCACACGATCGGCCGGATAGGCGCACCGGGCACAACCGATGCTTTCACGCGCAAATATATCTTCCCCGGCGGCTATATCCCGGCGCTTTCGGAAACCGTCGCGGCGAGCGAGAAATACCGTCTCATTGCCAGCGACGTCGAGATGCTGCGGCTGCATTACGCCAGAACGCTGCGCGCCTGGTATGCCAATTGCGAAGCCAATCGCGAACGGATCGAGGCAATGTTCGATGCGCGCTTCTATCGCATGTGGACCTTCTATCTCGCCGGAGCCACGGCGGCTTTCGAACATGGCGGCATGTGCAATTACCAGATTCAGTATTGCCGCGATCGCAGGGCCCTGCCCCTGACACGCGGATACATCGACGAGGCAGAGGGGGCGTTGCGAGACAGGTAA
- a CDS encoding metal-sensitive transcriptional regulator, translating to MLSAQPHVSIEPFIVVPVIHNSIYLYHAGVWYTIRSFATVLSRVQSPFNHREMLVIDSQDGKFKRVITRMRRIEGQARGIAKMLEEERYCVDCPPSAPMAQI from the coding sequence ATGCTGAGTGCCCAGCCCCATGTGAGTATCGAGCCCTTCATCGTCGTACCGGTCATACATAACTCCATATATTTATACCATGCAGGGGTATGGTATACTATCCGCTCATTTGCAACTGTGCTATCCAGAGTTCAAAGCCCGTTTAACCACCGAGAGATGCTCGTGATCGACAGTCAGGACGGAAAATTCAAGCGTGTCATTACACGCATGCGCCGGATCGAGGGCCAGGCCCGCGGGATCGCAAAGATGCTGGAAGAGGAGCGCTACTGCGTTGACTGTCCCCCGTCAGCACCTATGGCACAGATTTGA
- a CDS encoding TonB-dependent receptor has protein sequence MHSYLAGALALVLATPALAQTAGQEDAENERSSSENAPIIVTAARTQLPASALPLTVDVIDSEALDRQVLISGSTVDAVSALLPSFSPTREKLSGSGESLRGRSPLYAINGIPQSTPVRDGSRDGYTIDPFFIDRVEVIYGSNALQGIGATGGVVNQVTVGAPSEDGIAVRALAQLTLPDSFDGEGIGAKTAALVGYREGAFDASFGATLERRGAFFDGAGNRIGVDGTQGEIQDSDSWSVFGRLGYELASGARFELVANRYELEGNANYVLVPGDRAAGIPATSERGVTPGDPPSNTAELLSASLIDPDLGGGTFVLQGFYSRTDDVFGGGVFGVFQDPAIAPPGTLFDQSANQSRKLGGKVSYERSVPDFEDLVLTAGFDALFDRTQQSLVQTGRVWVPRSDFRSLAPFVQGNLALADKLVRLAGGLRYENVQLSVDDFETLASYGPVQVEGGSPSFQDLLWNAGVIVEPIDGLRAYGSYAEGFTIADVGRILRGITQPGVDVDDFLSLEPVVSNNRELGIEWDRGPLKASASYFWSSSDFGSLLVLRGGVFEVERQPIEIEGFEASLDWQTPLPGFSLSGGYANLSGQTDGDADGQVDEDLDGANISPDRVNLAADYTAGPFSARAQARVYLSREFNDTATETDFEGYTLLDAFIAYRTEIGEFSLAAQNLTDEFYITYDSDTVRVTDNNRFFAGRGRTFTLAWRGDF, from the coding sequence ATGCATAGTTATCTCGCCGGCGCCCTAGCGCTCGTCCTCGCCACCCCGGCACTGGCCCAGACCGCCGGGCAGGAAGACGCCGAAAACGAACGCAGTTCGAGCGAAAACGCACCGATAATCGTTACGGCTGCGCGCACACAATTGCCGGCGAGCGCTCTGCCCCTGACAGTCGATGTGATCGATAGCGAGGCGCTTGATCGGCAGGTTCTGATATCCGGCTCGACGGTCGACGCAGTCTCCGCCCTCTTGCCATCCTTTTCTCCCACGAGAGAGAAGCTGAGCGGGTCAGGAGAGAGCCTGCGCGGTCGCTCGCCGCTCTACGCGATCAACGGCATCCCGCAATCGACGCCCGTGCGCGACGGCTCGCGCGATGGCTACACCATCGATCCCTTCTTCATCGACCGTGTCGAGGTCATCTACGGCTCCAACGCCTTGCAGGGCATCGGCGCGACCGGCGGTGTGGTGAACCAGGTGACTGTGGGCGCTCCGAGCGAAGACGGCATCGCCGTGCGGGCTCTCGCGCAATTGACCCTGCCGGACAGTTTCGACGGCGAAGGGATCGGCGCCAAGACCGCTGCCCTCGTCGGCTACCGCGAAGGCGCCTTCGATGCGAGTTTCGGAGCAACATTGGAGCGGCGCGGTGCCTTCTTCGACGGGGCAGGCAACCGGATCGGAGTCGACGGAACCCAAGGCGAAATCCAGGACAGCGACAGCTGGTCGGTGTTCGGCCGGTTGGGATACGAACTGGCGAGCGGTGCCCGGTTCGAACTGGTGGCCAATCGCTATGAGCTCGAAGGCAATGCCAATTACGTGCTCGTCCCCGGCGATCGCGCTGCCGGTATTCCGGCGACCAGCGAGCGAGGAGTGACGCCTGGCGATCCGCCATCGAATACCGCCGAACTGCTATCCGCATCGCTCATTGATCCCGATCTCGGCGGTGGCACATTCGTCCTGCAGGGTTTCTACAGCCGGACCGACGACGTCTTTGGTGGCGGCGTGTTTGGCGTGTTCCAGGATCCCGCCATTGCTCCGCCCGGTACTCTGTTCGACCAGTCGGCCAACCAGTCGCGCAAGCTGGGCGGCAAGGTCAGCTACGAACGTTCCGTTCCCGACTTCGAGGACCTCGTTCTGACCGCCGGCTTCGATGCCCTGTTCGATCGGACCCAGCAGTCGCTGGTCCAGACCGGTCGGGTGTGGGTGCCGCGCAGCGATTTCCGCAGCCTAGCGCCCTTCGTCCAGGGCAATCTCGCGCTGGCTGACAAACTCGTCCGCCTGGCTGGCGGCCTGCGCTACGAAAACGTACAACTGTCGGTCGACGACTTCGAGACTCTGGCAAGCTACGGCCCGGTCCAGGTGGAAGGTGGCTCTCCCTCTTTCCAAGACCTGCTCTGGAATGCCGGCGTTATCGTCGAGCCCATTGACGGCCTGCGCGCTTATGGCAGCTATGCAGAGGGTTTTACGATTGCCGATGTCGGCCGAATCCTTCGCGGCATCACCCAGCCGGGCGTGGACGTGGACGATTTCCTGTCGCTCGAACCGGTCGTCTCGAACAATCGCGAACTGGGAATCGAATGGGATCGTGGCCCATTGAAGGCTTCGGCAAGCTACTTCTGGTCGTCGAGCGATTTCGGCTCGCTGCTCGTGCTTCGCGGCGGTGTGTTCGAAGTGGAACGCCAGCCGATCGAGATCGAGGGTTTCGAGGCCAGCCTCGATTGGCAGACGCCCCTGCCCGGGTTTTCGCTCAGCGGCGGTTATGCCAATCTGTCCGGACAGACCGACGGCGATGCCGACGGCCAGGTCGATGAGGATCTCGACGGGGCGAACATTTCGCCCGACCGCGTCAATCTGGCCGCCGATTACACGGCGGGCCCGTTTAGCGCTCGCGCACAGGCCCGCGTCTATCTCTCGCGCGAATTCAACGATACCGCGACGGAGACGGATTTCGAAGGCTACACGCTGCTCGACGCCTTCATTGCGTACCGCACCGAAATCGGCGAATTCTCGCTCGCCGCGCAGAACCTCACCGATGAATTCTATATCACTTACGACAGCGATACCGTCCGGGTGACGGACAATAATCGGTTCTTTGCGGGGCGCGGACGCACCTTCACGCTGGCATGGCGCGGTGACTTCTGA
- a CDS encoding class I SAM-dependent methyltransferase — MIVPRSRPQSCDVSGHYDELDRVYREVWGEHVHHGYWRSGDERTSEAVEALVDLVGERMEPEAGQHLCDIGCGYGATAERLAASYDVEVTGLTISNEQYARAAQRTGSVRFLLRDWLYNDLAERSFDGAYAIESTEHMSDKQQCFDEACRVIKPGGKLVVCAWLASESAHPWEVRHLLEPICREGQLPGMGTREEYVDFAERAGFELLSFEDSSRQVRRTWDICLRRLMKRLATDSSYRKLVTSSETRNRSFALSLPRLMLAYRTGAMRYGLFKFTRPGGEPAVRGVSEPELQKEAPCA, encoded by the coding sequence ATGATCGTTCCCCGTTCCCGACCGCAATCGTGCGATGTTTCTGGTCACTATGACGAACTCGATCGTGTTTATCGCGAGGTCTGGGGCGAACATGTGCATCACGGCTATTGGCGATCGGGCGATGAGCGGACCAGCGAAGCAGTAGAAGCACTGGTCGATTTGGTCGGCGAACGCATGGAACCCGAAGCCGGCCAGCATCTCTGCGATATCGGATGCGGCTATGGCGCGACGGCCGAGCGTCTTGCGGCGTCCTATGACGTGGAGGTAACCGGCCTCACGATTTCGAATGAGCAATATGCGCGGGCAGCACAGCGGACTGGCAGTGTTCGTTTTCTACTTCGCGACTGGCTGTACAACGATCTGGCGGAACGGTCCTTCGACGGCGCCTACGCGATCGAGAGCACCGAACACATGTCCGACAAGCAGCAATGCTTCGACGAGGCCTGCCGCGTGATCAAGCCCGGCGGGAAGTTGGTGGTCTGCGCCTGGCTTGCATCGGAAAGCGCGCACCCATGGGAGGTCCGCCATTTGCTCGAGCCGATTTGCCGCGAGGGACAACTTCCCGGAATGGGGACGCGCGAGGAGTATGTCGACTTCGCCGAACGCGCTGGGTTCGAACTTCTCTCTTTCGAGGATAGCAGCCGCCAGGTAAGGCGGACCTGGGACATTTGCCTGCGCAGGCTCATGAAACGGCTCGCCACCGACAGTTCCTATCGTAAACTTGTCACCAGCAGCGAGACGCGCAACCGCAGCTTTGCACTAAGCTTACCCAGGTTGATGCTTGCCTACCGGACCGGTGCCATGCGGTATGGCCTGTTCAAGTTTACGCGGCCGGGTGGCGAACCCGCCGTGCGCGGCGTATCCGAACCCGAATTGCAGAAGGAGGCTCCATGCGCCTGA
- a CDS encoding PepSY-associated TM helix domain-containing protein, translating into MTLLSWLHRWTGGIVGLLLAILGLSGTVLLWEDSWILLPGAGDPVANDPAMLGRSVAAALEAGPELSRLTFASEEIGLHQAVYADGSGAYFAQDGVLVDRWASVWERPELWLFDLHHYLLMGETGKTVTGILGLLLLAFCISGLVLWWRTRKTFRFRLWPARFTASAVVRHHRDLGAVASPLLILVAFTGAMMVFPAISGWLLSPLAHEMQDVALPDDLTDHSAQTDWTLVMTRAQAAFPDAEPRRLMLPAEAGAPIAIRFRQDFEWTPNGRTYVWLDPGSAGIVGTSDPAKQDLASAATEKFYPVHAGKIGGMVWRLLLTASGLALVLLGALATWSFWTRQATDISSKRAGRWSSEISARTADSSGSPGS; encoded by the coding sequence ATGACGCTGCTCTCATGGCTGCATCGCTGGACGGGCGGAATTGTCGGGCTGCTGCTCGCCATTCTCGGCCTGTCCGGCACGGTGCTACTGTGGGAAGATAGCTGGATTCTGCTGCCCGGGGCTGGCGATCCCGTAGCCAACGATCCGGCCATGCTTGGCCGCTCGGTCGCCGCGGCGCTGGAAGCGGGACCCGAGCTGTCGCGCCTCACTTTCGCAAGCGAGGAGATTGGATTGCACCAGGCTGTCTATGCCGACGGCAGCGGCGCCTATTTCGCGCAGGACGGGGTTCTGGTCGATCGCTGGGCAAGCGTCTGGGAACGGCCCGAACTGTGGCTGTTCGATCTCCATCACTACCTGTTGATGGGCGAGACCGGGAAGACCGTCACCGGCATTCTCGGTCTCTTGCTCCTGGCATTCTGCATTAGCGGTCTGGTCCTGTGGTGGCGCACCCGAAAGACATTCCGCTTCCGCCTCTGGCCCGCCCGCTTCACTGCGAGTGCCGTGGTCCGCCATCATCGCGACCTGGGAGCCGTCGCATCCCCGCTGCTGATCCTGGTGGCATTCACCGGGGCGATGATGGTCTTCCCTGCCATTTCGGGTTGGCTTCTTTCGCCGCTGGCACATGAGATGCAAGATGTCGCCCTGCCCGACGACCTTACCGACCATTCGGCACAGACCGACTGGACGCTGGTCATGACGCGGGCGCAAGCCGCCTTCCCGGATGCCGAGCCGCGGAGGCTCATGTTGCCCGCCGAAGCAGGAGCGCCGATAGCTATTCGTTTCCGGCAGGATTTCGAATGGACGCCCAACGGCCGCACCTATGTCTGGCTCGACCCTGGCAGTGCCGGAATTGTTGGCACAAGCGACCCCGCCAAGCAGGATTTGGCTTCCGCAGCGACCGAAAAGTTTTATCCGGTTCACGCCGGAAAAATCGGCGGTATGGTCTGGCGGCTGCTCTTGACTGCAAGCGGATTGGCTCTGGTGCTCCTGGGCGCGCTGGCTACCTGGAGCTTCTGGACAAGACAAGCTACCGATATATCCAGCAAAAGAGCAGGAAGGTGGAGCAGCGAGATTTCAGCACGCACCGCTGATTCCTCAGGGTCGCCGGGTTCCTAA
- a CDS encoding thiamine pyrophosphate-binding protein, producing MKASDLLVAALEAEGVEYIFAVPGEENLDLLESLRTSSIRLIVTRHEQGAGFMAATYGRLTGKAGVCLATLGPGATNLTTPAAYAALGAFPLVMITGQNRSGVRRQNIWHNSRRRIAECGPRLGLMFRRRACGVASADVRVSFA from the coding sequence ATGAAAGCATCCGATCTTCTTGTCGCCGCGTTGGAAGCCGAAGGCGTCGAATATATCTTTGCGGTGCCGGGCGAGGAAAATCTCGATCTCCTGGAGTCGCTGCGCACCTCGTCGATCCGCCTGATCGTTACCCGGCACGAGCAAGGGGCGGGTTTCATGGCGGCTACCTATGGACGCCTGACCGGTAAAGCCGGCGTATGCCTTGCCACGCTTGGTCCAGGGGCAACAAACCTCACGACGCCCGCAGCTTATGCCGCTCTGGGCGCATTCCCGCTTGTCATGATAACCGGGCAAAACCGATCAGGTGTCCGTCGTCAAAACATTTGGCACAACTCGCGGCGTAGGATTGCGGAGTGCGGGCCTCGTCTGGGTTTGATGTTTAGGCGGCGAGCTTGCGGTGTTGCAAGCGCCGATGTTCGAGTGTCTTTCGCTTGA